The Uruburuella testudinis genome window below encodes:
- a CDS encoding lipopolysaccharide heptosyltransferase: MLTEEKKAVATVKVNSSFALAEEQFPHYRLVPLDTDRQGYLCLLFYISSASFLVLEPRIKRYAAIRKGFAVGKRSISRF, encoded by the coding sequence GTGCTGACAGAAGAAAAGAAGGCGGTTGCCACGGTAAAAGTTAATTCGTCGTTTGCTCTGGCAGAAGAGCAATTTCCGCATTACCGGCTGGTTCCGCTTGATACGGACAGACAAGGTTATCTCTGCCTGCTTTTCTATATCAGCTCGGCAAGTTTCCTGGTGCTGGAGCCGCGTATCAAACGGTATGCGGCGATCAGGAAGGGCTTTGCTGTTGGAAAACGCAGCATATCCCGATTTTGA
- a CDS encoding helix-turn-helix domain-containing protein → MTFNAVEAADYCKCHPETIREHIREGRLKASKPGRAYCITLSALDAFLKDLANNQLQTSLKSRSEEKCLYINEKMACGMLISQHRVAGELDKPLALKTSKKHKGSTTN, encoded by the coding sequence ATGACGTTTAATGCGGTGGAGGCTGCGGATTACTGTAAATGCCATCCTGAAACAATTAGAGAACATATCAGAGAAGGCCGTCTGAAAGCATCGAAGCCCGGTCGTGCCTATTGTATTACATTGTCTGCACTTGACGCTTTTCTAAAGGATTTGGCAAATAACCAATTGCAGACTTCACTCAAAAGCAGGAGTGAAGAAAAATGCCTATATATAAACGAAAAAATGGCATGTGGTATGTTGATATCACAACACCGAGTGGCCGGCGAATTAGACAAACCATTGGCACTAAAAACGAGCAAGAAGCACAAAGGCTCTACCACAAACTGA
- the erpA gene encoding iron-sulfur cluster insertion protein ErpA has translation MSDESPIIFTDSCCTKVADLIAEENNPDLKLRVFVNGGGCSGFQYGFTFDEIKNDDDFEIEKSGLTFLVDPMSYQYLIGAEIDYTESLQGSQFVIRNPNAATTCGCGSSFSV, from the coding sequence ATGTCAGACGAAAGCCCGATTATCTTCACAGACAGCTGCTGCACCAAAGTGGCAGATTTAATTGCAGAAGAAAACAACCCCGATTTGAAATTGCGCGTTTTTGTAAACGGTGGCGGCTGCTCAGGCTTCCAATACGGTTTTACCTTTGACGAAATCAAAAATGACGACGATTTTGAAATTGAAAAATCCGGATTAACCTTTTTAGTTGACCCGATGAGCTATCAATATCTGATCGGCGCCGAGATTGATTACACAGAAAGCCTGCAAGGTTCTCAATTTGTGATCCGCAATCCTAACGCTGCTACTACCTGCGGGTGCGGTTCGTCTTTCTCTGTTTAA